GGTGGAGGTACCCAACAAACGGATATGGCTATTGCGGCTGAACACCTCTTGAAAACACGTCACAAATTAGAAAAAATTCTTTCTGATAACTCAGGACAAACTATGGAGAAAATCCATATTGATGCTGAACGTGATCGTTGGATGGATGCTGAGGAAACCCTTGAGTATGGTTTCATTGACGCTATCATGGATAATAATGAGTTGAAATAATTGATATCATCTCAAAATAAAGAGCCTGCTCCTATCTGGTTTGAGAACGTAGACAAACCTATTTTATTTCAAAAATGTTTTACGCTGCTTTACAAAAATAATCATTTTTAGCGAGCGAAGCGAGCCCAAACCGAAACTTTCCGATGTGATAAAAGTGGCTGAAACAATAGTGTTTCAGCCACTCGGAAGATTTGAAACTTTAGGTTCAAATCTTAGGCATGGAATCCTAAAGGGAGTCGCTGCCGTCCGCTATCACCTAAGGAAAGTTTCAAAAAGACTTTGTTTTCAATCTGGAACCTGCTCCTAGCAGGTTTTTTATTTTGGAAAATTTGCTATAATGGTAGCAATAAGATTGAAACAGAAAAAAAGGATATTATGGAAATCAAAGAAAGAATTGGTCTTGCGGTTTATCTCTATTACAACCGTGATGCTAGAAAGTTAAGTAAGTTGGGTGATATGGTGTACCATTCCCGCCGCTTTAAATACCTCATCATCTATATCGATAAAGAACAAGAAGCGGCTGTTCTAGAAAGTTTGAAGTCAATGAAATTTGTTAAAAAAGTCAAACTCTCAGCACTTGATGCTATTGATATGAATTTTGTAGGTAATTTAGGAAACCATGAAACAGAATAAATAAAAACCATATAAAAAATATAATCATCAGAAAAGTTATGATGGCAATAAAGTAGTTTAGAATGATTGGTTGGAAGACAGTTCTTTGTTTTGAACTGTTTTTCCAACCAATCTTTTTTGATAGAAAAGACCATTTTAAGAAATGACACATGTGGAGAGGTTAAAAACTCTTGAAAGATTGCTATTACTGCATTTTAAGGAATTTGAAAAATTCAGAAAAAATCTATTGACAATATTCTGATAATTCAGTATTATTATGTAACATACTTGAAGGAGATTATTCTATGAAGAAAAAATTAACATTTGCAGCTGTTGCATTTATGAGTACAGCAGTTCTTTCAGCTTGTGGTGCTGCACCAGGTAGTTCAAGTTCAAACGCAGAAGGAACAAAGGTTGGTGACACACTTAAAGTTGGATTGAACTTTGAGTCAACAGGTGATGTTTCTGCTTATGGTAATGCAGGTAAAAACGGTGCTCAACTTGCCATCGATGAGATCAATAAAGATGGTGGTGTTGATGGTAAAAAAATCAAAGCTTTTGTTAAAGATAACAAATCTGATAACTCAGAGGCTGCGACGGTTACAACTAACTTGACAACTGAAAGTGAAGTTAATGCGATTGTTGGTCCAATGGTATCATCAGCGGTTGCTTCAGCTAGTCCAAACGCAGAAAAAGCGGCTGTGCCATTGGTAGCGCCAGCTGCGACTCAGGATGACTTGACAGTTGATAAAGACGGTAAAACACGTCCATACATGTTCCGTACAACTTTCATTGACAGTTATCAAGGTGAAGCTATTTCTAAATTCGCTACTGATGAGTTGAAAGCTGAAAAAGTTGTTCTTTACTACGATAACTCAAGTGACTACGCTAAAGGAATTGCTAAAGAATTCAAAAAACAATTCAAGGGTGAGATTGTTAACGAATCAACATTCCAAGCTAAAGATACTGACTTCCAGTCTGCTTTAACAAAATTCAAATATGCTGACTTTGATGCTGTTGTCATGCCTGGTTACTATCAAGAAGTTGGTACCATCATCAAACAAGCTCGTGAAATGGGAATCGATGCTCCAATCGTTGGTCCAGATGGATTTGCGGATGACAAACTCGTCGAATTGGCAGGTGCCAAGAATGCTTCAGATGTCTACTATATCTCAGGATACTCGGCTAAATCATCTGATAAAGCGGCAGACTTTGCTAAAGCTTACAAAGAAAAATATGGTGAAGAACCATCAATGTTTGCAGCACTTGGTTATGACTCTGTTTACATGGTAGCAGATGCAGCAGAGGGTGCTAAAAACTCAGCTGAACTCGCTAAAAATCTTGCTAAAACAAAAGATTTTGAAGGTGTGACAGGTACAATGACTATCGATAAGAAACACAATCCGGTTAAATCCGTATCAGTTGTTGGTCTTACAGATGGTAAAGAAGGCTCAGCTACGGTTGTTGAAGCTGACAAATAATCACTAGAATAGATGGTAGTTATGTGTTATGATGACATGTCTACCACAACTGTTTATTAGTAAAATACAAGATAACATCTGGGGAGTAATCCTTCTCAGGTGTTCTTATTTTGATAGAAAGTTTGGTAAACTCTTATGTTACAACAACTTGTCAATGGTCTCATTTTGGGAAGTGTTTATGCACTATTGGCTCTAGGTTATACCATGGTTTATGGTATTATCAAGTTGATTAACTTTGCGCACGGTGATGTTTATATGATGGGGGCCTTTGTTGGTTATTATCTGATTTCAACCTTCCATATGAATTTCTTTGTGGCGCTTATTTTAACAATGATTATCACAGCTGCGATTGGGGTTATTATTGAATTCTTAGCTTATCGACCACTACGGAATTCAACTCGTATAGCAGCCTTAATCACAGCTATAGGTGTCTCATTCTTTTTGGAATATGGTATGGTTTACTTAGTAGGTGCGGAAGCCCGCGCTTTTCCGCAAGCCATGCAGACAGTAAAGTATGATTTGGGTCCTATCAGTGTGACGAACATCCAATTGATTATTTTGGCAGTTTCTATTCTTTTGATGCTTGCCCTTAACTTCATCGTTAAGAAAACAAAAATGGGGAAAGCCATGCGTGCTGTGTCTGTAGATAGTGATGCTGCTCAGTTGATGGGGATCAATGTCAATTCAACCATTAGTTTCACATTTGCTCTTGGTTCAGCCATGGCAGGTGCTGCTGGTGTCTTGATTGGTCTTTACTATAATACAATGAATCCTCTGATGGGGATGGCACCTGGTATCAAAGCCTTTGTTGCAGCAGTTTTAGGAGGTATCGGTATTATTCCTGGTGCTGCTGTAGGTGGATTTATTATTGGGATGTTGGAAACATTATCGACAGCAATTGGTTTATCAAGCTATAAGGATGCTGTTGTTTATGCGATCTTAATCGTTATCCTCTTGGTTCGTCCAGCGGGTATTCTTGGTAAAAATATTAAGGAGAAGGTATAAGCTAATGATCAAAAATATCAAATCAATCTTAGCTTGGCTAGGGCTTATTGTAGTTGCTTTTCTTGTCCTCAATATCCTAGTTAGTGCTGGCGTTTTGGGGTTGTATCATGTACAAATTTTGATGGGGATTGGTATCTCAATCATCATGGCTATGGGAACCAATTTGGTTTTAGGTTTTTCTGGTCAATTTTCACTTGGACAAGCTGGGTTTATGGCTATTGGTGCCTATGCAACAGCTATTATGACTCAAATCAATCCGACATATACAGGATTTTATTTATCAATGCTTGTGGGTGCTATGGTAGCAGGACTTATTGCGGTGATTGTTGGCTTTCCGACCCTTCGTCTAAAGGGTGATTACCTTGCTATTGCAACCCTTGGTGTAGCAGAAATTATCCGTATCGCAATCGTTAATGGTGGTGAATTAACCAATGGCGCAGCTGGTTTGACTGGCATTTTGCCCTATACTTCATGGCAGGTTGTTTTCATCTTTGTAGTAGTGATTGCTGTACTTTTAATGAATTACCTCCGAAGTGCAACAGGACGTCAAGTGATTTCTGTTCGTGAGGA
The sequence above is drawn from the Streptococcus pluranimalium genome and encodes:
- a CDS encoding branched-chain amino acid ABC transporter permease encodes the protein MLQQLVNGLILGSVYALLALGYTMVYGIIKLINFAHGDVYMMGAFVGYYLISTFHMNFFVALILTMIITAAIGVIIEFLAYRPLRNSTRIAALITAIGVSFFLEYGMVYLVGAEARAFPQAMQTVKYDLGPISVTNIQLIILAVSILLMLALNFIVKKTKMGKAMRAVSVDSDAAQLMGINVNSTISFTFALGSAMAGAAGVLIGLYYNTMNPLMGMAPGIKAFVAAVLGGIGIIPGAAVGGFIIGMLETLSTAIGLSSYKDAVVYAILIVILLVRPAGILGKNIKEKV
- a CDS encoding ABC transporter substrate-binding protein encodes the protein MKKKLTFAAVAFMSTAVLSACGAAPGSSSSNAEGTKVGDTLKVGLNFESTGDVSAYGNAGKNGAQLAIDEINKDGGVDGKKIKAFVKDNKSDNSEAATVTTNLTTESEVNAIVGPMVSSAVASASPNAEKAAVPLVAPAATQDDLTVDKDGKTRPYMFRTTFIDSYQGEAISKFATDELKAEKVVLYYDNSSDYAKGIAKEFKKQFKGEIVNESTFQAKDTDFQSALTKFKYADFDAVVMPGYYQEVGTIIKQAREMGIDAPIVGPDGFADDKLVELAGAKNASDVYYISGYSAKSSDKAADFAKAYKEKYGEEPSMFAALGYDSVYMVADAAEGAKNSAELAKNLAKTKDFEGVTGTMTIDKKHNPVKSVSVVGLTDGKEGSATVVEADK
- a CDS encoding DUF2129 domain-containing protein, with the protein product MEIKERIGLAVYLYYNRDARKLSKLGDMVYHSRRFKYLIIYIDKEQEAAVLESLKSMKFVKKVKLSALDAIDMNFVGNLGNHETE
- a CDS encoding branched-chain amino acid ABC transporter permease gives rise to the protein MIKNIKSILAWLGLIVVAFLVLNILVSAGVLGLYHVQILMGIGISIIMAMGTNLVLGFSGQFSLGQAGFMAIGAYATAIMTQINPTYTGFYLSMLVGAMVAGLIAVIVGFPTLRLKGDYLAIATLGVAEIIRIAIVNGGELTNGAAGLTGILPYTSWQVVFIFVVVIAVLLMNYLRSATGRQVISVREDEIAAESMGVNTTKVKVITFAIAAMTAAIAGSLYVGYIGTIAPKDFTIMRSIDYLIIAVLGGLGSMTGTIVAAIVLGILNMYLQNVADLRMIIYSLALILVMVFRPGGLLGTKELLLSKFFQKNKGGNS